The DNA region AAGTTCCATCGTGGACTTTGGCGGCAAACTTTTTGATGGAGGCAAGGGTTTGGGTGATGGCACGGCTCTGGTCCGGAGTGGGCGCCAAGCTGGGGGCTCGGAGCCAATAGTGCCCCACTTGACGCTTTTCATCGGGATTCGCGAGGGCGCCAGCCTCCAGCTTTTTCATGGCGGCAAAGACACCTCTCATGGGTTTGGCCATGAGCCCCAGATAATCCTCTCCGAAGCTCATTCGACTGAGGTCGAGTGACAGCTCGAGGCTGGGAAACTCGAAATACCGGCGCTGGAATCGGGCCCAAGAGAGATTGGCAGTCTTCATGTCCGAACCTTGCGGCGATTTGCCGGGCAAGGCAAATCAGGAAGTGGACATTCCGAGCTGCAGCCAGTCCTGGCGCGGTCGTGCGGAATCAGCCAAGGCGGGGGGCGCGGCGTCGACGACCTTGTGCATGCGTCGAAACCACCATCCCGCATGGCTCGCGGTCAAACGCTGGCTGCGAGGAAAACGCACGGGTCCGGCAGGATCGGTGCGGATCATGAACTCGGGTTGAACGAGGGGGTCGGGGGTCGGGATCGTCGATTTGATTTTCACGCCCCGAGTCTAGGCCTTGGGGTTGGACAAAGGCTGTCCAAGGCTCGCGAACGCCCGAAGAGAAGCTGGATGGCTGGGGAGGTCGTGCGTCGGAGCGCGTTACGGTGAAGGTTTGCAAACGATTCGTTGCGTGGGCGACCAGGGGTAGAATGGCGGCGCAAGGGAAGGCGCCGCCTTTTGCAACTTGCGGGAAAGGCGGTGGAAATTTATCTTGCGCTCATGAGAAAAAAGCTTGCGTGGGTTGTGTTCGCGGTGCTGTGGGCGGGAGGCATTTCCCAGACCGTGTCGGGCCAGGCGAACACGCCCGAACGACAGGAAGCGGAGGAACGTTACCGGCGGTTGTCGAGCACGTTGGAAGACGTGTTGAACACCCAGATGCTCTTGCAGAAAAAGATCAACGTGTTGACCGATGAACTGCGCGCTCTGCGCGAGGAGTCCATGAAGCCCAACACGAGCTACGCGGCGAAGGAGGATTTGCGGCGATTGGCGCTGCAAGTGCAGGACATCGACCAGAAACGGGAGGCGGACCGCCGGTTGATTCTGGAGGAGATTCAAAAACTGGCCAAGACGCCGGTGGTGGTTCCCCCGCCGGTCACGCCCACACACGTCAAGGCGGTGGATCGAGGGGAGGACAGGAGCACGGACAAACCACGGATTGAAAAAGGCTACTATCATGTGGTCGAGAAAGATCAGAACTTGTCGCTGATCCTGCAAGCCTACCGCCAGAAAGGAATCAAAGTGACGAGGAAGATGGTGGAGGAAGCCAATCCAAGCATGAATCCGAACCGGTTGCTTGAAGGGCAAAAGATTTTCATCCCCGATCCGAACAAATAGGCCGCCGTCGCATGAACTGGAAACTGGCCCGGCGGGTGCATCTTTATCTGGGGTGCTTCTTTGCGCCCTTGCTCGTCTTTTACGTGGCGACGGGCTGGTATCAAACCTTCAACACCAACCGAAACAAGAGCCTGGCGGAAGCGGATTCATGGGTGGAGAAGCTGGCCTCGGTTCACAAGGATCGGGTGTATCCCTCGGCCAAAGCCACGTCGTATTCGACCAAATTTTTCGAGGCCCTGGTGGTTGTCATGTCCGTGGCGGTTTTGTTGACGGTGGGTTTGGGCATCGCGCTCGCGTTGAAAGCGGGCGCCTCACGGTGGCCGGTTCTGGCAGCCTTGATCCTCGGGGTGGTGATGCCCATCCTGGCCCTGTGGATGGGGCAGCGCGTGGAGTAAGCGTCCGGCGTCCGCGTTCGGGCAGGATCCGCCTGAATCGATCCTACCGTTTGAAAACGACTTTCGTTCGCGCGAGCAGGTCGTGCAGTCCACGCTTGTCCTCGCGTATTCCGATGAGGATGTATCCGACAAAGAAACTAAGGTAACAAACCGTTTCGCACACGTAGCGGAGTGCTGCCTGGTTGAATCCGAGCGGCCCGCCATCCAGCCGCACGATCCGCGCGCCCAGAATAAGCTTGCCGACCGTGGCGCCCAGCCATCCGTTCAGGCCGGTGAAATAGAGAAAGTGGACGGTCATCTGCACGGTGAGCAGCACCAGCGATTTCAGCATCGCGTCCATGAGGGTGGAGAGGTCGGCTTGGGTCAGCGCACTTTCCAGGGCCTTGTGAACCGCGGCGATGTCCTGCCGCCAGGGCCAGGTGAACAAGGCCATGGTCGCGGCGAGGAGGAGCACGTCGATGAGGTAGGCTCCCAGGCGCGCCCAGAACCCGACAGGCTCCAGTTCCGCTTGCGTTGAAGGAGCAGGCGGGGGGGGCGTCAAGGGGCTGAGGAGAGCGGCCACTTCCTCCCATTTCGCGGCCGCTTGCCAGGCGGCGCGGTCATCGCGCCAGACCATGGTGTTGGAGGCCACGCGTCCCTCCTGAATCCAGCTTTGCAATTCCTCGAAGGCGACGGGGCCGTATTCCTTGCCGTCGCCACCGATGATCTTATAGGCGTAAACCATAGGTGTTTCCGCGATTCGCGGGGGGGAGGCTTGCTCCAACTTGGAGTCAACACAACGAAAAACGCGGGCTGGAAGTTGGAATGCATTCCGACGATCGTCTTCTTCCCACCGGCTCGGTTTCAAATTATCGTGGCGCGCGTGCCACAGGCTTCCTATCTCGATTACAACGCGACAACCGCGATCGATCCGGACGTGTTGCAGTCCATGTTGCCCTTTTGGACCGATCACTACGGCAATCCCTCCAGCATCCACTCCATCGGGAGGCTGGCGCGCGGCTGGCTGGACGAAGCGCG from Verrucomicrobiota bacterium includes:
- a CDS encoding LysM peptidoglycan-binding domain-containing protein, which gives rise to MRKKLAWVVFAVLWAGGISQTVSGQANTPERQEAEERYRRLSSTLEDVLNTQMLLQKKINVLTDELRALREESMKPNTSYAAKEDLRRLALQVQDIDQKREADRRLILEEIQKLAKTPVVVPPPVTPTHVKAVDRGEDRSTDKPRIEKGYYHVVEKDQNLSLILQAYRQKGIKVTRKMVEEANPSMNPNRLLEGQKIFIPDPNK
- a CDS encoding RDD family protein, translated to MVYAYKIIGGDGKEYGPVAFEELQSWIQEGRVASNTMVWRDDRAAWQAAAKWEEVAALLSPLTPPPPAPSTQAELEPVGFWARLGAYLIDVLLLAATMALFTWPWRQDIAAVHKALESALTQADLSTLMDAMLKSLVLLTVQMTVHFLYFTGLNGWLGATVGKLILGARIVRLDGGPLGFNQAALRYVCETVCYLSFFVGYILIGIREDKRGLHDLLARTKVVFKR